From the genome of Burkholderia cepacia ATCC 25416:
CGCTGGTTCATCCCGCCCGACATCTGGTGCGGGAACGACGCGATGCGGTTCTTCGCATCGGGAATGCCGACCTGGTCGAGCAGTTCGAGCGCGCGCCGGTGCAGCGCGTCGCCGCGCAGCCCTTCGTGCAGCTTCAGCACTTCCTTGATCTGGTAACCGACGGTGTAGCTCGGGTTCAGGCTCGTCAGCGCATCCTGGAACACCATCGCGATGTCCTTGCCGACGATCTTGCGGCGCGCTTTCGGCGATGCCTTCAGCAGGTCCACGCCGTTGAACGTGACCTCGTCGGCCGTCACCTTGCCGGGTGCGTCGATCAGGCCCATCAGCGCCATCATCGTCACGCTCTTGCCCGAGCCCGATTCGCCGACGACGCCCACCACCTCGCCCGGCGCGATCGACAGGTTGATCCGGTCGACGGCGGGCAGGCCGTTGAAGTTCACCGCGAGATTGCGGATGGTCAGTAGGTTCTCGCTCATGTCATGCCATCCGCTTCAGTTTGGGATCGAGCGCGTCGCGCAGCCCGTCGCCGAGCAGGTTGATCGCGAGCACCGAAATCAGGATCGACAGGCCGGGCATCGTCACGATCCACCATGCGTTGTCGATGTAGTCGCGCGCGGACGCGAGCATCGCGCCCCACTCGGCGGTCGGCGGCTGCACGCCGAGGCCGAGGAAGCCGAGCGCGGCCGCGTCGAGGATCGCCGACGAGAAGCCGAGCGTCGCCTGCACGATCAGCGGCGCCGTGCAGTTGGGCAGCACCTGCGAGAACATCAGGCGCAGCGTGCCGGCACCGGCCACGCGCGACGCCGTCACGTACTCCTTCTGCAGTTCGCCGAGCGCCGACGCACGCGTGAGACGCACATAGGCCGGCAGCGCGACGATCGCGATCGCGAACATCGTGTTGGTGAGGCCCGGGCCGATGATCGCGACGACCGCGACCGCGAGCAGCAGCGACGGCAGCGCGAGCAGCACGTCCATGATGCGCATCACGGGCGTGTCGGCCCACTTCTGGAAGAACGCGGCGACGAGCCCGAGCACGATGCCGGGGATCAGCGCGAGCACGACCGACACGAAGCCGATCCAGAACGACATCCGTGCGCCGAACATCAGGCGCGACAGGATGTCGCGGCCCGCTTCGTCGGTGCCGAGGATGAATTGCCAGTTGCCGCCCGCGAGCCATGCGGGCGGAATCTTCACGTAGTCGCGGTATTGCTCGACCGGGCTGTGCGGCGCGAGCACCGGTGCGAGCAGCGCGACCAGGATCAGCACGATCACGAC
Proteins encoded in this window:
- a CDS encoding ABC transporter permease subunit, with translation MSNLQNTLPSESAPAGGRALALREFWANFSRNRGAVGAGIVVIVLILVALLAPVLAPHSPVEQYRDYVKIPPAWLAGGNWQFILGTDEAGRDILSRLMFGARMSFWIGFVSVVLALIPGIVLGLVAAFFQKWADTPVMRIMDVLLALPSLLLAVAVVAIIGPGLTNTMFAIAIVALPAYVRLTRASALGELQKEYVTASRVAGAGTLRLMFSQVLPNCTAPLIVQATLGFSSAILDAAALGFLGLGVQPPTAEWGAMLASARDYIDNAWWIVTMPGLSILISVLAINLLGDGLRDALDPKLKRMA